From Brassica oleracea var. oleracea cultivar TO1000 chromosome C3, BOL, whole genome shotgun sequence, a single genomic window includes:
- the LOC106328106 gene encoding tetraspanin-8-like has protein sequence MVRCSNNLVGILNFIVFLLSIPILAGGIWLSQNGSTECEGFLDKPVIALGGFLMVVAIVGLIGSCCRVTWLLWTYLFVMFLLILLVFSITVFAFVVTNKGAGEKVSGRGYKEYRLGDYSNWLQKRVNSDKNWNKIRSCLVDSKVCSKLDDKLVGVPVNNFYNEHLTALQSGCCKPSEQCQFTYVSATNWTKTAGTQPNPDCQSWDNAPNKLCFDCQSCKAGLLDNVKSAWKKVAVVNIIFLVFLIIVYSVGCCALRNNKRDGSYGYGYKP, from the exons ATGGTTCGCTGTAGCAACAACCTCGTTGGCATACTCAACTTCATCGTCTTCCTCCTCTCTATTCCCATCTTAGCTGGAGGAATCTGGCTTAGCCAAAACGGCTCAACGGAGTGTGAGGGTTTCCTCGACAAACCCGTGATCGCTCTCGGAGGTTTCCTTATGGTTGTAGCGATCGTTGGTTTGATCGGTTCCTGTTGCAGAGTCACATGGCTTCTCTGGACTTACCTCTTTGTCATGTTCCTCTTGATTCTCCTCGTCTTCTCCATAACGGTTTTCGCCTTTGTTGTGACTAACAAAGGCGCAGGAGAAAAGGTTTCTGGGAGAGGATATAAAGAGTATAGACTTGGAGATTACTCTAACTGGTTGCAGAAACGTGTGAACAGTGACAAGAACTGGAATAAGATTAGGAGTTGTCTCGTTGACAGCAAGGTCTGTTCTAAGCTTGACGATAAACTTGTTGGTGTTCCTGTCAACAACTTCTACAACGAACATCTCACTGCCCTTCAG TCTGGTTGCTGCAAACCCTCAGAGCAATGCCAATTCACTTACGTAAGTGCCACAAACTGGACCAAGACGGCCGGAACACAACCAAATCCAGACTGCCAAAGCTGGGACAACGCACCAAACAAGCTCTGCTTCGATTGCCAATCTTGCAAGGCGGGTCTTCTCGACAACGTCAAGAGCGCATGGAAGAAAGTTGCAGTAGTCAACATCATCTTCCTCGTCTTCCTTATCATTGTCTACTCTGTTGGCTGCTGTGCTTTAAGGAACAACAAGAGAGATGGCAGTTATGGCTATGGATATAAGCCTTGA
- the LOC106331965 gene encoding heptahelical transmembrane protein 3-like — protein sequence MKRRRAARKSSAMVTVIDAKRFETRMVRRLMKFEELPGYLQDNEFIHDHYRCQWSLRDTFLSTFSWHLIGFVLFLWMMVVSSLETTELGLAGLFNGMSGAWMISLSSNQSLLHHDLNMTQHMSLLNSQAEVNHHNHHQEVVPKWPWLVYLAGAMGCLICSSVSHLLACHSKRFNLFFWRLDYAGISLMIVSSFFAPIYYAFSCHTNFRFLYLSSISILGLLAIITLLSPALSTPRFRPFRASLFLAMGFSSVVPASHVLFLYWGHPNVLFALACELATGISYAAGAVFYVSRVPERLKPGAFDIAGHSHQIFHVFVVLGSLVHCVATLLIVDFRRASLSCGF from the exons ATGAAGAGACGAAGAGCGGCGAGAAAATCTTCTGCTATGGTGACGGTTATCGATGCGAAACGATTCGAGACGAGAATGGTTCGGAGGTTGATGAAGTTCGAGGAGTTGCCTGGCTATTTACAGGATAACGAGTTTATACACGACCATTATCGATGCCAATGGTCTCTCAGAGATACCTTCCTCAGCACCTTCTCTTG GCACTTGATCGGATTTGTGTTATTTCTGTGGATGATGGTGGTGAGTTCCTTAGAGACGACGGAGCTCGGCCTCGCTGGACTCTTCAACGGAATGTCCGG AGCGTGGATGATTAGCCTCTCAAGCAATCAGAGTCTGCTTCATCAC GATTTGAACATGACACAGCATATGTCACTGCTAAACTCCCAAGCAGAAGTGAACCATCACAACCACCACCAAGAAGTTGTTCCGAAATGGCCATGGCTTGTGTACTTAGCCGGAGCCATGGGTTGCTTGATCTGTAGCTCTGTTTCGCACCTCTTAGCTTGCCACTCAAAACGTTTCAACCTCTTCTTCTGGCGTTTAGACTACGCAGGAATCTCTCTCATGATTGTCTCCTCTTTCTTTGCGCCTATCTACTACGCATTCTCTTGCCACACTAACTTCCGTTTCCTCTACCTCTCCTCAATCTCAATCCTAGGCCTCCTCGCCATCATCACTCTCCTCTCTCCAGCTCTCTCAACACCACGTTTCAGACCATTCAGGGCATCCCTTTTCCTTGCAATGGGATTCTCTAGTGTGGTGCCAGCTTCACATGTGCTTTTCCTTTACTGGGGTCACCCTAATGTGCTCTTCGCCCTCGCTTGCGAGCTTGCCACTGGTATCTCATATGCTGCGGGAGCAGTGTTTTACGTTAGTCGTGTGCCTGAGAGATTGAAGCCTGGAGCGTTTGACATTGCAGGACATAGCCATCAAATATTCCATGTGTTTGTAGTTTTGGGATCCCTTGTTCATTGTGTTGCCACTCTTCTCATTGTGGATTTTCGACGAGCGTCTCTTTCTTGTGGGTTTTAA